The Streptomyces sp. WZ-12 genome segment GCACTGGACGCGGGGGCGCCTCGCGGCGGGGCGGGGCGGGGACCGGGGCCAGGGACAGGACGGGGGGTCGACGCGGTGCGGCCGGCGGCCGGAGTTGCGCGGGGACCCGGGACACTCTCGTGAATCTGAGGCTCCTCGGGGATGAGAGGCATAAAGGGATGTCTATCAAACGTAGGTGCGGAACATTGACAGCGGGTACCGAAATTCCCGCCCCGCTCCGCTCAGAAGTCGAAGCCGAGTTGGCCACCGGCCTCCAGAGCGGCTGCTTCGGGGGTGACGCGCACCTTCTTGAGGTGCTGCCACCGGGGCAGGGCGTCCATGTAGGACCACGACACCCGGTGGTACGGCGTGGGACCGTACTCCTCCAGGGCGGTGCGGTGGGTCGGTGAGGGGTAGCCGGCGTTGGCCGCGAAGTCGAAGTCGGCGTACTCCTGGCCGAGTTCGGCCATCAGGGCGTCCCGCCGCACTTTGGCGATCACGGACGCGGCAGCGACCGCGATGCAGGACTGGTCGCCCTTGATGACCGTCCGGACCCGCCACGGCGCGCCCAGGTAGTCGTGCTTGCCGTCGAGGATGATCGCGTCCGGTTGGACCGGGAGCGCCTCCAGTGCGCGCACGGCGGCGAGCCGCAGTGCCGCGGTCATTCCCAGGGCGTCGATCTCCTCCGGTGAGGAGTGCCCCAGGGCGTACGAGGTGACCCAATTGGCGAGCACGTCGCAGAGTTCGGTGCGGCGCTTGGGGGTCAACAGCTTGGAATCGGTGAGTCCGTCCGGTGGCCGGCGCAGACCGGTGACGGCGGCGCAGACGCTGACCGGACCGGCCCAGGCTCCGCGCCCGACCTCGTCGATCCCTGCGACGATCTTGGCGCCCGTGGTGGCGCGCAGTGATCGCTCGACGGTGTGGGTGGGAGGCTCGTACGGCATGGCGCCAGCCAGATTACGCCTATTCGGCGCCGCCGTCCGCACCGGATCCGAACCTGGGCTCCGCGGACACCGGCGGTGGGCCGGATGCGCGGGTTCGACGCGGCCGCCGGCGAGTGGGCCGAGGGGCGCGAGCGAGCGCGGGTGGGCAGCCATCAGGGCGCGAACTGGCCGGTGGGGGCGGCCAGTTGTGGCGCGAGGTCAGAGGACGGGCGCCCAGGCGGGGAGCGGCTCGGTGCGGTCGAGCCATTCCTGCGGCGGCGTGCCGTCGGGAGCCGCGGCGACGATGCCGCCGACGATGCCGCAGGTGGTGTCGACGTCGCCGCCGGCCCGGGCGGTGGTCCAGATCGCCTGCGCGAAGTCGCCGAGGTTGCGGGCGGCGGCCCAGAGGGCGAACGGCACGGTGTCGTGTGCGCTGGTGCGCCGTCCGCAGCCGAGGACCGCGGCGACGGTGCCGGGGTCGGCGTAGTCGAGCATGTCGCGGGCCCGGCGTAGGCCGGCCTGTACGGCGCTGCGCGGGATCAGGGCCAGCACGCCGTCGATGAGGGCCTCGGGGCGGAGCGCGCGGGCGGGGTCGGCGACCAGGGCGGCCGCGGCGGCCACGGCCATGGCGCCGACGACGGCCTCGCGGTGCTGGTGGGTGGGGTAGGCGGAGATCTCCGCCTGGTGGGTGGCCTGCTCGGGGTCGTCGGCGTACCAGGCGCCGAGGGGCGCGATACGCATGGCGGCGCCGTT includes the following:
- a CDS encoding ADP-ribosylglycohydrolase family protein; this encodes MTTPDPRDADRCARALASLRGLSVGDALGAQFFVPAHHPFLKRRELPPAPWRWTDDTEMACSVLAVLTMHHRVDQDALARSFAERHDAGRDYGPVVDRLLRQIRAGGDWHELAAVLFNGHGSWGNGAAMRIAPLGAWYADDPEQATHQAEISAYPTHQHREAVVGAMAVAAAAALVADPARALRPEALIDGVLALIPRSAVQAGLRRARDMLDYADPGTVAAVLGCGRRTSAHDTVPFALWAAARNLGDFAQAIWTTARAGGDVDTTCGIVGGIVAAAPDGTPPQEWLDRTEPLPAWAPVL
- a CDS encoding ribonuclease HII; the encoded protein is MPYEPPTHTVERSLRATTGAKIVAGIDEVGRGAWAGPVSVCAAVTGLRRPPDGLTDSKLLTPKRRTELCDVLANWVTSYALGHSSPEEIDALGMTAALRLAAVRALEALPVQPDAIILDGKHDYLGAPWRVRTVIKGDQSCIAVAAASVIAKVRRDALMAELGQEYADFDFAANAGYPSPTHRTALEEYGPTPYHRVSWSYMDALPRWQHLKKVRVTPEAAALEAGGQLGFDF